One genomic region from Amblyraja radiata isolate CabotCenter1 chromosome 17, sAmbRad1.1.pri, whole genome shotgun sequence encodes:
- the orc6 gene encoding origin recognition complex subunit 6 has protein sequence MCARAAVRRRQMERDVVGRLALRLGLQARNVVGKAEEYLRLSEVKCTGFSAHVTATSGAAMCLDLAATSLKHPLDKDFIIKLSGLNKTVYQSHLKALESILGLHTQLGIRDLAVQFGCIEAVDASSKILQRYESSLSEAQQDELDFSKPLFTTAALYTACKCLKIKIDKIKLVASSGVKKAIFDRLCSQMETFGKVVCNESAEKSKQNKRQRTFLELLEKEEDEEPTEPKREKAEPEVTKKQDYEDWKKRILENAAKAKMMNS, from the exons atgtgtgcgcgaGCGGCTGTGAGGCGGCGGCAGATGGAGCGGGACGTGGTCGGGCGACTGGCGCTGCGGCTCGGTCTGCAGGCCCGTAATGTCGTGGG GAAAGCAGAAGAGTACTTGCGCTTGTCTGAGGTGAAATGCACAGGGTTTTCTGCACACGTGACAGCAACAAGTGGCGCCGCAATGTGTCTTGATCTTGCAGCAACTTCACTTAAACATCCGCTTGATAAA GATTTTATCATTAAGCTATCTGGATTGAACAAGACAGTTTACCAGAGCCATCTGAAAGCCTTGGAAAGTATCCTTGGTCTTCATACTCAGCTAGGAATCCGAGATCTGGCAGTGCAGTTCGGCTGTATCGAGGCAGTGGATGCATCCAGTAAAATACTGCAGAG ATATGAAAGCAGTCTGTCAGAAGCTCAACAAGATGAGCTTGATTTCTCAAAGCCCCTTTTCACTACTGCGGCTCTATATACTGCATGCAA ATGTTTGAAAATCAAGATTGATAAGATCAAGCTTGTTGCTTCATCTGGTGTGAAGAAGGCCATCTTTGATCGACTCTGCTCTCAGATGGAAACGTTTGGGAAAGTTGTTTGCA ATGAATCTGCTGAAAAATCTAAACAGAATAAAAGGCAGAGGACATTCCTAGAATTATTAGAAAAGGAGGAAG ATGAAGAACCAACAGAACCCAAACGGGAAAAAGCCGAACCCGAAGTCACAAAAAAACAGGATTATGAAGACTGGAAAAAGCGAATTCTAGAAAATGCAGCCAAGGCCAAGATGATGAATTCTTAG